One segment of Solanum stenotomum isolate F172 chromosome 1, ASM1918654v1, whole genome shotgun sequence DNA contains the following:
- the LOC125853679 gene encoding uncharacterized protein LOC125853679 has protein sequence MEMSKTLDEFRVGSVPTVFYIPDFITESEHHHLLKTIYDAPISKWKSLTNRRLQNWGGVVHEKGLIAQDLPPWLTRITERINEKSRLFPSSINHVLINEYLPNQGIMPHQDGPAYYPVVAILSLGSPVVIDFTPHPNLSCRVGAHGNSAEDKISDQEASVMNSCEWLDNFHPFSIILLPRSLLIFKDMVYSDYLHGIKDSEVQGCNGAVNVTDVQNHGVVRHSSDSVKGLDSDDTVICRANTRVSLTCRVVTKVYKSIFKF, from the exons ATGGAAATGTCAAAAACTCTGGACGAGTTTAGAGTTGGGTCTGTACCCACTGTGTTCTACATTCCAGACTTCATTACTGAGTCGGAACACCACCACTTATTGAAAACT ATATACGATGCGCCAATTTCTAAATGGAAATCCTTGACAAACAGGAGATTGCAAAACTGGG GAGGCGTTGTGCATGAAAAAGGCCTTATAGCTCAAGACT TGCCTCCTTGGTTAACTAGAATCACAGAGAGAATAAATGAGAAATCAAGGTTATTTCCATCATCAATTAATCATGTGCTTATCAATGAATACCTTCCTAACCAAGGAATAATG CCTCATCAAGACGGACCAGCTTATTATCCAGTAGTGGCAATTCTTTCTCTTGGATCTCCTGTAGTTATTGATTTCACTCCACATCCTAATTTGAGCTGCCGTGTTGGTGCACATGGAAACAGTGCTGAGGACAAAATATCTGACCAGGAGGCCTCTGTGATGAATTCTTGTGAATGGCTAGATAACTTCCATCCCTTTTCTATCATATTATTGCCTCGCAGTTTGTTAATATTCAAAGATATGGTGTACTCAG ATTACTTGCATGGTATTAAAGATTCTGAGGTGCAGGGATGTAACGGG GCTGTAAATGTAACAGATGTTCAGAATCATGGAGTAGTTCGGCACTCGTCAGATTCAGTGAAAGGGCTTGATAGTGATGACACTGTCATTTGCAGGGCTAACACCAGAGTTTCTTTGACCTGTCGAGTAGTAACAAAGGtttataaaagtatttttaagttCTAG